Proteins from one Sporocytophaga myxococcoides genomic window:
- a CDS encoding PD40 domain-containing protein, with translation MKCRKYIQGLSIYLFLWIPFITNGQFNHVGEEYKEVEAHAKELMLNEQFYLALPIYHYLDSLLPNNPKYIYPLGVCYLNKVEEAKALSYFEKCLKEPSKYPDRLYYYTGKAYHLQLEFDKALANYEIYKTLLVKAKKKSNKALLKEVYRDIEMCHNGKELIAKPLDITINNLGSSINSPFPEHGPILSADESVLIFTSGRPTTTGGNIDKVDGQYFEDIYISHKTDTGWSTPLSIGDSINTHAHDASISLSADGQKLLLYKSEKEYFGLSTQGNLYVSELKGMHWTKPVKLPSQICTKNWEPSASISADEKFMIFSSNRPGGFGGLDLYIVKKLPNGQWALPMNLGGVINSPYDEDAPFIHHDGKTLYFSSNGHKSMGGFDIFMSKFDLSTFNWSEPENIGYPISTAHDDMHFSWTADGKKIYFSTTRPEGFGDRDIYYSEVHKEAAKLVVLKGIISDSLTSMPLDATIKVLDSKNNEVIGIFNSNSSTGKYIVILPEGKNYNFSITSQNYNVCTDVLNFYNLEKFEEIEKNIKLCPKYK, from the coding sequence ATGAAGTGCCGAAAATACATTCAGGGATTAAGCATTTATTTATTTTTATGGATCCCCTTTATTACCAACGGACAATTTAATCATGTTGGAGAAGAATATAAAGAAGTAGAAGCGCATGCCAAAGAGCTAATGTTGAATGAACAGTTTTATCTTGCTCTTCCTATTTATCACTATCTTGATAGTCTTCTTCCCAATAACCCTAAATACATCTATCCTTTAGGAGTTTGTTATCTTAATAAAGTTGAAGAAGCAAAAGCGCTTAGCTATTTTGAGAAATGTCTGAAAGAACCATCTAAATATCCTGACAGACTTTATTATTATACAGGGAAGGCATATCATTTACAATTGGAATTTGATAAAGCTCTTGCCAATTATGAAATCTATAAGACACTTCTTGTTAAAGCAAAGAAAAAAAGTAATAAAGCTCTTTTAAAAGAGGTTTATAGAGATATTGAGATGTGCCATAATGGTAAAGAACTCATAGCTAAACCTTTGGACATTACAATTAATAACCTTGGAAGTTCAATTAACTCACCTTTTCCCGAACATGGTCCTATTCTATCTGCTGACGAAAGTGTCTTGATTTTCACTTCCGGGAGGCCAACTACAACTGGTGGAAATATCGATAAAGTAGATGGTCAGTATTTCGAAGATATTTACATTTCACACAAAACCGATACTGGCTGGAGCACACCCTTAAGCATTGGTGACAGTATCAATACACATGCTCATGATGCCAGTATTTCTTTGTCAGCAGACGGACAAAAACTTTTACTATATAAATCTGAAAAAGAATATTTTGGTTTAAGCACTCAGGGAAACCTGTATGTAAGTGAACTAAAAGGTATGCACTGGACTAAACCAGTAAAACTGCCTTCTCAAATTTGTACTAAAAACTGGGAACCAAGTGCAAGTATTTCAGCTGATGAAAAGTTTATGATTTTCTCAAGCAATCGTCCTGGTGGCTTTGGAGGTCTTGATTTATATATTGTTAAAAAACTTCCTAATGGACAGTGGGCCCTTCCAATGAACCTTGGAGGAGTGATCAATTCGCCATATGATGAAGATGCCCCCTTTATTCATCATGATGGCAAAACATTATATTTCAGCTCTAATGGACATAAAAGTATGGGAGGTTTTGACATCTTTATGTCAAAATTTGATTTATCAACCTTTAATTGGAGTGAACCGGAAAATATTGGTTACCCTATAAGTACGGCTCACGATGATATGCATTTTTCCTGGACTGCAGATGGTAAAAAAATTTACTTCTCCACGACACGCCCAGAAGGCTTTGGAGACCGTGATATTTATTACTCTGAGGTTCATAAGGAGGCAGCTAAATTGGTTGTTTTAAAAGGAATCATTTCAGACTCATTAACATCAATGCCTTTGGATGCAACTATAAAAGTATTGGATAGTAAAAACAATGAAGTAATTGGAATTTTCAATTCTAACAGTTCTACTGGTAAATATATCGTGATCCTTCCTGAAGGAAAAAACTACAACTTTTCAATCACAAGTCAAAACTACAATGTATGTACTGACGTTTTAAATTTTTATAATCTTGAAAAATTCGAAGAAATAGAAAAAAATATAAAGTTGTGTCCTAAATATAAGTAA